A part of Myxococcus landrumus genomic DNA contains:
- the queC gene encoding 7-cyano-7-deazaguanine synthase QueC, producing MTKRAVVLFSGGLDSTTCVAMAKAQGFEPVCLAVSYGQRHSVELERAREVARVMGVKDFRVVNIDLRQIGGSALTADIDVPKDRPADEMSHGVPVTYVPARNALFLSLALGLAEVVESTDLYIGVNAVDYSGYPDCRPEFIRSFEAMANLATKAGAEGARFTVHAPLSGLSKADIIREGTRLGVDYGMTHSCYDPDEQGGACGRCDSCMLRKKGFEEAGVPDPTRYAAGAPG from the coding sequence ATGACGAAGCGAGCGGTGGTGTTGTTCTCGGGTGGCCTGGACTCGACGACGTGTGTGGCCATGGCGAAGGCCCAGGGCTTCGAGCCGGTGTGCCTGGCGGTGTCCTACGGCCAGCGGCACTCGGTGGAGCTGGAGCGGGCGCGCGAAGTCGCTCGCGTCATGGGCGTGAAGGACTTCCGGGTGGTGAACATCGACCTGCGGCAGATTGGTGGCTCGGCGCTCACCGCGGACATCGACGTGCCCAAGGACCGCCCGGCCGATGAGATGAGCCACGGTGTCCCGGTGACGTACGTGCCGGCGCGCAACGCGCTGTTCCTCTCGCTGGCGCTGGGATTGGCGGAGGTGGTGGAGTCCACGGACCTCTACATCGGCGTCAACGCGGTGGACTACAGCGGCTATCCGGACTGCCGGCCGGAGTTCATCCGCTCGTTCGAGGCGATGGCCAACCTGGCGACGAAGGCGGGCGCGGAGGGCGCGCGCTTCACCGTGCACGCGCCGCTGTCGGGCCTGTCGAAGGCGGACATCATCCGCGAGGGCACGCGCCTGGGCGTGGACTACGGCATGACGCACTCCTGCTACGACCCGGATGAGCAGGGCGGCGCCTGCGGGCGCTGCGACAGCTGCATGCTGCGCAAGAAGGGCTTCGAGGAAGCGGGCGTCCCGGACCCGACGCGCTACGCGGCGGGGGCCCCAGGATGA
- the ddpX gene encoding D-alanyl-D-alanine dipeptidase, with protein sequence MSARRWAWVLGLCMGTSALAEAPSPAKAKPAKARKAGDIAPLVDATSVVQDLTLDMRYATADNFLKKKVYPDSARCLLLPESASKLKAAADVLRPQGYRLKVYDCYRPRAVQWEMWKIMPVPGYVADPRKGSNHNRGGAVDLTMVTLEGKDVEMPTPFDTFTPEAHHGYAGGTEASRKHREILREAMEGAGFVPNRMEWWHYDLPDAKTRPVLDVPFASTKTP encoded by the coding sequence ATGAGCGCGCGGCGGTGGGCGTGGGTGCTGGGCCTGTGCATGGGGACCTCGGCGCTGGCCGAGGCTCCGAGCCCGGCGAAGGCCAAGCCCGCGAAGGCGCGGAAGGCGGGGGATATCGCGCCGCTGGTCGATGCGACCTCCGTGGTTCAGGACCTGACGCTGGACATGCGCTACGCGACGGCGGACAACTTCTTGAAGAAGAAGGTGTATCCGGACTCGGCGCGCTGCCTGCTGCTGCCGGAGTCCGCGAGCAAGCTGAAGGCGGCGGCCGACGTGCTGCGGCCCCAGGGCTACCGGCTGAAGGTCTACGACTGCTATCGCCCGCGCGCGGTGCAGTGGGAGATGTGGAAGATCATGCCCGTGCCCGGCTACGTGGCGGACCCTCGCAAGGGCTCCAACCACAACCGGGGCGGCGCGGTGGACCTGACGATGGTGACGCTGGAGGGGAAGGACGTGGAGATGCCCACGCCCTTCGACACCTTCACGCCCGAGGCACACCACGGCTACGCGGGAGGCACCGAGGCCTCGCGCAAGCACCGCGAGATTCTCCGCGAGGCGATGGAGGGGGCGGGCTTCGTCCCCAATCGCATGGAGTGGTGGCACTACGACCTGCCGGACGCCAAGACGCGGCCGGTGCTGGATGTGCCCTTCGCCTCGACGAAGACCCCATGA
- a CDS encoding YfbK domain-containing protein: protein MKTAFLRYLCGVLLCLASSAWAREGSVSGTVLQAQGQQPLSGVKVSAQSPVLPAPRSVVTDARGHYVLASLPVGLYTLRFEKESFQPVTRTDVRVEAGQALALKVELASVGTGAVAHSFSPLAPLAPPQRWESDGIAWMATARSGDIRDRAPPWVLPQESPLSTNLTNSSVAIPTSKLLRDSDTRGFGVNPTIDTEEERISTYPLRVSTASYVLTKGYLERDTLPPEESVRVEDFVNSFDLGDPGDVVGPFKVQVEGYPSPSRKGYHVVRVSLSSLEAFSDVGVQLEFDRRVVARYRLVGYEQTSATPEPLDDDAEPEAVPMKSGASVTAVYEVKLIGPGISFATVRVLYEFGENTNWRRAYKYLPSSTLRSSSARAAPETRLAYVAAAFAEKLRGSHWTRSLDWARLHALWQDIGAPLTSRPDVVELGALIKKAGSLDHRKDREGSLSNLDPDASPITGK, encoded by the coding sequence ATGAAGACTGCTTTCCTGCGATACCTGTGCGGAGTCCTCCTGTGCCTCGCCTCCTCGGCGTGGGCGCGAGAGGGCTCTGTGTCGGGCACCGTCCTCCAGGCTCAGGGGCAGCAGCCGCTGTCGGGGGTGAAGGTCTCCGCCCAGTCCCCCGTGCTTCCCGCGCCGCGCAGCGTGGTGACGGATGCGCGAGGGCACTACGTCCTCGCCTCGCTTCCCGTGGGCCTCTACACGCTGCGCTTCGAGAAGGAGTCCTTCCAGCCCGTCACCCGCACGGACGTGCGAGTGGAGGCCGGGCAGGCACTCGCCCTGAAGGTGGAACTGGCGTCCGTGGGGACAGGCGCGGTGGCGCACTCGTTCTCGCCGCTGGCGCCATTGGCTCCGCCGCAGCGATGGGAGTCGGATGGCATCGCGTGGATGGCGACGGCTCGGAGCGGAGACATTCGAGACAGGGCTCCGCCGTGGGTGCTGCCGCAGGAGTCGCCGCTCTCCACGAACCTCACGAACTCCAGCGTGGCGATTCCCACGAGCAAGCTGCTGCGCGACTCGGACACGCGAGGCTTCGGCGTCAATCCGACCATCGACACGGAGGAGGAGCGCATCTCCACGTATCCGCTGCGGGTCAGCACCGCGTCGTACGTGCTGACGAAAGGCTACCTGGAGCGCGACACGCTGCCGCCCGAGGAGTCCGTGCGCGTGGAGGACTTCGTCAACAGCTTCGACTTGGGAGACCCGGGGGATGTCGTGGGCCCGTTCAAGGTCCAGGTGGAGGGGTATCCCTCGCCCAGCCGCAAGGGCTACCACGTCGTGCGAGTGAGCCTGAGCTCCCTCGAGGCATTCAGCGACGTGGGTGTGCAGTTGGAGTTCGACCGGAGGGTGGTCGCCCGCTATCGGCTGGTGGGGTACGAGCAGACGTCGGCCACGCCGGAGCCGCTCGATGACGACGCGGAGCCGGAGGCCGTGCCGATGAAGTCGGGAGCGTCGGTGACGGCCGTCTATGAAGTGAAGCTGATTGGCCCCGGCATCTCCTTCGCCACCGTGCGCGTGCTCTACGAGTTCGGCGAGAACACGAACTGGCGCCGCGCGTACAAGTACCTGCCGTCGAGCACCCTGCGCTCGTCGAGCGCGCGAGCGGCTCCAGAGACGCGCCTGGCCTACGTGGCCGCGGCCTTCGCGGAGAAGCTGCGCGGCTCCCACTGGACGCGGTCGCTCGATTGGGCGCGGCTGCATGCGCTGTGGCAGGACATCGGTGCTCCGCTGACGAGCCGTCCCGACGTGGTGGAGTTGGGGGCGCTCATCAAGAAGGCAGG